A single genomic interval of Anser cygnoides isolate HZ-2024a breed goose chromosome 7, Taihu_goose_T2T_genome, whole genome shotgun sequence harbors:
- the CABCOCO1 gene encoding ciliary-associated calcium-binding coiled-coil protein 1 isoform X6, whose translation MSSSWPSSAVAPPSSAASVGEEDQDQDAVGGQKIINQTFLSLSQITALSEQNIEGVQKKLEEFLNFKQLKTSLKEAILLDYYTAGFWWAKEKNFSLVQLSGFMDLLNFLLENLRDKHMTLGDNIKELGKAMAGIGETDSERSGDMDVFSIEEAKAIIDYLNISLFKPYKLYEHLFHSPREELVISNKISVKCYSFTAKEKQLLCMVCVLGSTTCTIYLH comes from the exons ATGTCCTCATCCTGGCCTAGCTCAGCGGTagctcccccttcttctgcagcttctgtTGGG GAAGAAGACCAAGATCAGGATGCAGTAGGTGGACAGAAGATTATTAATcagacatttctttctctttcccaaaTTACTGCTTTGTCAGAACAAAATATAGAAGGAGTTCAAAA aaagctggaagaatttctgaattttaaacaattaaagACATCTTTGAAGGAAGCTATTTTGCTAGATTATTATACTGCCGGATTTTGGTGGGCTAAAGAAAAGAACTTCAGTCTTGTGCAGCTCTCAGGATTCATGGATCTATTAAACTTCCTGTTGGAGAACCTCCGTG ACAAACATATGACCTTAGGAGATAACATAAAGGAACTTGGAAAAGCAATGGCTGGAATAGGAGAAACTGATTCAGAAAGAAGTGGTGACATGGATGTCTTCAGCATTGAGGAAGCCAAAGCAATCATTGATTACTTGAATATCAG tttatttAAACCCTATAAATTGTATGAACATCTCTTCCACAGTCCTAGAGAAGAACTTGTGATAAGTAATAAG ATCAGCGTAAAATGCTACAGTTTCACAGCCAAGgaaaagcagctgctctgcatgGTTTGTGTGCTAGGGAGTACCACCTGTACCATCTACCTGCACTAG
- the CABCOCO1 gene encoding ciliary-associated calcium-binding coiled-coil protein 1 isoform X7 translates to MSSSWPSSAVAPPSSAASVGEEDQDQDAVGGQKIINQTFLSLSQITALSEQNIEGVQKKLEEFLNFKQLKTSLKEAILLDYYTAGFWWAKEKNFSLVQLSGFMDLLNFLLENLRDKHMTLGDNIKELGKAMAGIGETDSERSGDMDVFSIEEAKAIIDYLNISLFKPYKLYEHLFHSPREELVISNKGNVLPQQNNHNCNCE, encoded by the exons ATGTCCTCATCCTGGCCTAGCTCAGCGGTagctcccccttcttctgcagcttctgtTGGG GAAGAAGACCAAGATCAGGATGCAGTAGGTGGACAGAAGATTATTAATcagacatttctttctctttcccaaaTTACTGCTTTGTCAGAACAAAATATAGAAGGAGTTCAAAA aaagctggaagaatttctgaattttaaacaattaaagACATCTTTGAAGGAAGCTATTTTGCTAGATTATTATACTGCCGGATTTTGGTGGGCTAAAGAAAAGAACTTCAGTCTTGTGCAGCTCTCAGGATTCATGGATCTATTAAACTTCCTGTTGGAGAACCTCCGTG ACAAACATATGACCTTAGGAGATAACATAAAGGAACTTGGAAAAGCAATGGCTGGAATAGGAGAAACTGATTCAGAAAGAAGTGGTGACATGGATGTCTTCAGCATTGAGGAAGCCAAAGCAATCATTGATTACTTGAATATCAG tttatttAAACCCTATAAATTGTATGAACATCTCTTCCACAGTCCTAGAGAAGAACTTGTGATAAGTAATAAG